In the Hevea brasiliensis isolate MT/VB/25A 57/8 chromosome 8, ASM3005281v1, whole genome shotgun sequence genome, GTGTATTCTATTTTAGAATTTGCCAATGTTCAATACTTTTCGACTTCATTTTTCACGCAGCCAACCACCATGTCCCCACCCCAGCAGCCttattagaagaagaagaagaagaaagtttGCAGAATATTTGATAATGcacatattttaaaaattagtctATTTGAGTAATTTTATAAATACTCTCTATATTATACTTTAAATATatcaatttaaatattattttaaattctatttatataaagaaattttttactaattaatatataaaattaatatttaattattttaaaatcaaccgtgttggaatttttttattgaatgaaatgaaaaaATATTATGCAAAGTTGCAAACATGCCCTTAAATGTGTGTCCACATATATAAATTTCCATATTTAATAAgtgtatataaaaaaaatttattaaactaacttgatttttttaaaactttcattaattgatttattaaatttattaaaaaccattaattttatttttaatgacatcttattttttgaaataatttttgatcatatcttttagtaataaattaattttaaacttttaaatttaatttttagatctgtttttttttaataatttttagatcactatataaaattttgaatttaatttttcttattagtccaCCTAATAGAGACTGAGACGTGTGCATTCTTTGcatatttttttttccattttttattatttatttatttatttttctgctTGACTCCCTCAAAATTCCGCATTTCATCTTTTGGTCTCTGCCTCATGCCTCTCCTACTTCATCTAAAAGTCGCCCGTACGATACACTGATCAAGAACACAAAAATGGAAGGCATCGATGCCTGCATCCCAAACTGCCCTTATTGCCAGTATAGTCCAACACTTTATtacttctctttctcttcttctccttctcaaTGCCCTAATTGCCAAAATAATTGGTTTACATCCAACTACGGCATCCCCAGCTCTTCTACTTACGCTTATGAatcgccacctccacctccacctccacctccaccgcctcctccacctccacctccaccgccTCCTCCACCTCCTTCTCCACCTCCACAACAACAACAATCATTGAAACCTCCGCCACCACCACCAACACGACCACAGCAAGGACGGCGACCACCGCGACGACCGTCCAGAACAAGAAGCCAGATAGATGCAGGTCTTGCAGAGCAATATCGAAAAAGACAGGCTCAGGTGATGCCCCGTCTAACTGAAGTTGACATTCCCATCGGGGATAATCCAGATTGGAGTAAATTTTCTCTCTcattcttaataaaaaaaattttctgtgtatattttttttaatcgCCTGATTATTAATTTCTATACACAATGAATGCCAATACTAAACTTGATGTATTTATGAACAACAATTTGtattttaaaggaaaaaaaaaaaaacacatttgGTGGATTTGTTAATCACGTTATTAAATAGGGATGCATAATCTTAGGTGTTAGTTTAATTGCTAAGTGGATATGATCTCATCTTATTATCAATTGTTGATAATAATATGTAATTATCGACATCTATTAATATGGACAATAATTGTAATTAATTGGTgaaggaaaataaaatatacatatcaGCTTTATATAAATATAGCAATGAGTaatactaaaaaaaatatatcaactattaaaaattatttatttgaatgttgacaaacataaaatatttatttatttttattttaaaaaaatatttacattatttttactaaaagaaaaaaagaaaaatatttttaaagaaaaattatgaaaataatatcTTTTAATTAAGAAATCATTCACTACATGTTCACTCTCACTTACAATAATACGGATCTCAACCGTTCATTTGATTGCAGGAGATCCATCTCTTTATCTCATGGGATTGCAGTTTAGCATAGTGATCGTCTGGACTGCTATGATCATTCCCTCAACGCTTGCGGCGGTGATGGGTGGTGGCAATGTAAACAATATTATCATGCACGTAATTTTTGATGGGAAAGCATTGAATTACTGAAAATTGATAACTTTTTCTATTGCAAATCAGGTTGAGAAAGCTGAAGCAATCCAAAGTTCGCTCTTTACAGCAGCGATAAACACGTTCTCGCAGATTTTGTTGGGTTCTCAACTTCCGGTGGTGATGCAAATATCCGAAGCTTTCATCATCCCAGCCATCTCCATTGCTATATCAACTAATAATAAATTTAGTGCGACACTCACTCCTCGTCAGGTTGGTTGCCTATTTTGTCAATGCTATCTATCTATATCACGTACATAGAGATGGCATTTTTTTTATCCAATTTAAGTATGTTTAATTCGAAATGATGCATAATTTGTTTAGATTTATACTAAATTAATAATGTTTTATCCTTTTAGTCAACTTGATCATCCCAACTTGAAAATTTGATCCAACTCACTTGAATTTGATATGaatattaaattgataaaatttatatatgaagttttttttaagataataataataataataataataataataataataataataataattcatcaTAACAACGGATCCCATAAATTCATTGTTAATACTTTTATTGACAAAGTGTTTaatagcatattaaaatttatcattaaattttaaaattaactttaaattagtgaaagattatgattgccacTAACATATGTTAGATCGTTGAATTCGGTGCTAaaaatcccttttttttttttttttgtagttacCTATTTGACACATTTTAACCTATAGAATATCTGTCTAATTAAAGTCCTCACTTGACTTTAAATTTTTAGGCCGAGAGATGTATGTCCACTTTTATTTAATTTGTGGCACATAGTATTGTTTTTCCCTGCAACAGAAAGAATCGTGCACATAGGATCCCTTATCAAAAGGAAATAgacttgaattcaaaattttccactttgataataaatatattaaaaaaaaaaaaatctaacgtCAATTAGGTTATTAAGAAGCAGTGCATATGGTTTAATTAATGTATATTGTTGTGCTCACATGGcgtttgtatttattttttgtgGGTGGTCCTCTACATTAGATGTTTAAAAGATCAATGAGACGTATGCAAGGAGCAAGTATTGTTGGGTCCTTCCTTCAAATCATCGTTGGTTTCTCTGGTCTAGGGGGGATTTTCGCAAGGTGGAATATTTTGTAATTTATTCAATATATCAAATAAATTTTAGTGGaatttgggattttttttttattaagagcTTTAATTTGGATTTCTTATGATGCCAGCAAGCTTACCATTCTCTCTTCTATTCCTCTTGTGACTCTCACTGGACTTGGGCTTTATGCCCGTGGATTCCCGCAGGCAAGGCCTATGCTTTATTCAATTGGTTTTTTTATAAAATAGACATAATTTGTAGGTTCCTTccatagttattttatttttaatttaatttattttctattattaaattaaaatttatccattcattcaatgataatcattaataaaataaaattttctttataaaaattaaagttaTGTTTTGTTAGCTGGAATATAATATTCCATCCAATTGCATGTTAATGTTGCAGTTTGTTCCATTAATTTGAAATTATACGTGATGTGATATTTCTTCAATTGGATTGATGCTTGTAGTTGGCAAAATGTATTGAAATTGGACTCCCAGCAGTGGCTATTGTGATTTTCTCAACCCAGGTAAGTTACATGgtttattaattacttattttcCAAGTTCTCTTGTAGTTGGATCTATCCTGTAATATGTAAgaatcagattttttttttctttttacaatTTGTTTAGGCAAATTATATTATTCAGGTAAATTGTCAAAGtatttttttataagtaaaaattttattaattataaaactaGAAAAAATTTAGCATAAATCGCTGACTAAATTGGATCGTTAGACCATCCCATGATATTCTATTCAGATTAcaccaaagaaaaaaaataaaatatacttgAATCCAAAAcatgaattttcaaaatttttaaatttatatgcacAATGTAATATTTTGGGTTActtttcatatagaaattcatattaTTAATGCAGTTCCTTCCCTATATTTGGAAACCAAAAAGACCTATACTTGTTCGATCAGTTGTGATCACGATCTCGATTGCAATTGCATGGACCTTTGCAGAAATTTTGACCGTGGCTGGTGCATATAATAATGCATCTCAAGAGAAACAAAATAATTGTCGCACTGACCGTTCAGGGCTCATCCCTGCTGCACCTTGGTGAGATCAAATTTACCAACTACAACTTGATTTTCATTCTTGCTTTATCTTCTCACTTTACATGTTGAATTACACATAAAATTGTTCTCttcatataataattttttactttGTATAAATATATAGTCGGTGTTAAAAGTGAAACAAGGTAGTTTAAACCTAGCTACTTTGTTTCCCTAAAATTTGAAGCTGCAACCATGAATTTGGCTTACCAAACTTTGACTATCAACAAGATTTCAATTAGTTAAAGCAGCATGTACTAGCATAGGCAATTATtctttatcaattttttttacaaaGAGAAAGCAGAGGGAGAGAGtattaaacattaaaaaaaaattaatttttactaaATTATCTTTTAATGTAATCTTAAGTAGCCAATCAAGGGATAACTTGATTAGTCTTCCTTCATCTTTAAGTTGTAAAAATCGAAGTGAACTTGAGTTCAATTCAAATATCTATTTTGAGATTATTCACGTTTATAGTGAGAAAAGAAGAAGCCTTTCTTTCATTTGTGTCTATCAATTATTATTCAGCGCATTATttctttattaaataaattaaaaaaataatttgtagTATGGACCATTTTACTGCTCTATTCCATGTGATGACATATAAAATTAATTGGTGAAACTTGCAATAATAACTGTTATTTTTGtgacttaaaatttaaatatattttttatagaaaCTCAAATTGTGACCCGACGGGAAAGTCTCGCGCTGCTATCCGATTGGGATAAAAAAGTGAGATTTGTGGTGGTAGCGGAGGGCGTGGGCCTATAGAGTAATGTTGTAATACTCTATGCTTTTTCGGTAGAGTTGTAAAATATTCGGAAAAcatattggagttagggtttaagagttatgagtgattgtatcttactcttttcatcatagtgaaactttttttctcttatattgcccgtggacgtagaccttactGTTGAACCATGTTAAATCTTGTGCtattctttctctttctctttttatactgtgtgattgtgcgatttatGTATGCGCCTTAAATTTGTATGCTGGCCATAATAATAACATTTTGCTACAATTAATATATGCAGGATCAAGGTACCAAATCCATTTCAATGGGGCTATCCTACTTTTGAAGTTAGAGATATCTTTTTAACGATGGCTGCTTCATTTGTTGCCACTATTGAGGTTAGATATATATACATTATGAGcatttccttaatttattttatatacatcTTATACTATGGTTTGCCAAATCACTCatttagagagaaaaaaaaagcaaaaaaataaaaaaaatatagcttttttcttaaaaaaaaaattgtgtacaGTTATTGGAATTGCTCCCATGGGAgtctatattatttataaattaatgttAATAAAAGGTTTATTAAGAATGGATTAATAGGTAAGGGTGAGCTGATttcggttcaaactgaaaaatcgaaccgaaccgagtcaattcagttcaatcggttcggttttaaaacttaatcagttcggttcggttttgcaTTATACAAATTTTAGTtatttcggtttgattcgattttgaagagaaaaaatcagttaaaccgaaccaaatagtaatttatatgttcaa is a window encoding:
- the LOC131182315 gene encoding nucleobase-ascorbate transporter 4-like, with product MEGIDACIPNCPYCQYSPTLYYFSFSSSPSQCPNCQNNWFTSNYGIPSSSTYAYESPPPPPPPPPPPPPPPPPPPPPPPSPPPQQQQSLKPPPPPPTRPQQGRRPPRRPSRTRSQIDAGLAEQYRKRQAQVMPRLTEVDIPIGDNPDWRDPSLYLMGLQFSIVIVWTAMIIPSTLAAVMGGGNVEKAEAIQSSLFTAAINTFSQILLGSQLPVVMQISEAFIIPAISIAISTNNKFSATLTPRQMFKRSMRRMQGASIVGSFLQIIVGFSGLGGIFASKLTILSSIPLVTLTGLGLYARGFPQLAKCIEIGLPAVAIVIFSTQFLPYIWKPKRPILVRSVVITISIAIAWTFAEILTVAGAYNNASQEKQNNCRTDRSGLIPAAPWIKVPNPFQWGYPTFEVRDIFLTMAASFVATIESIGTFSTSSRLGGEFRAKPPKLNGPIARQTTKKDVDKKYSSIAKRKYRSALPISPDLLRYAIGLQGIGTLFDAVFGMGLGSTASVDHSGLVGLTRVGSLRIAFVSAIFLLLFSTLGKLTAILASVPLSIVASLHIVFFPYVVSAGLEDLYYCELDRFRSKFILGISLFMGLSMNKYFHNYDLFSGQVLPLSRSSWFKEIMQVIFSSASTTATILAFLFDLLTPKEKLKKERPMARKEEEKKEDVVEPLRPLKEDWKIYTASTRSSWSTLGIRRSRMNG